CAAATTGATGGTGCACTAACCGTATATTTTCGTTCGGTAAGTAATTCCAGAACTATTAGTGGTAAAAACTATTCTGGCGTAAGTTTTTATTACAATGTGTTCCCGACTAAACAGGGTGATATTACCATTCCCAGTTTATCCATTCATGTAGAATCTCCAAAAGTTGGCGGCTATAAAGGCATTAAACACGTTGTAAAAACGAAGCCAAAAACCATTCATGTTAAAGACATTCCTTTAGGCTATAATTTAAACAACTGGCTAGTTTCAAACTCGTTAAACATTAACCAAAAATGGTCTATACCATTAAAAGACATTACAGCGGGTGACGTGGTACAACGTACCATTCACCGATCGGCAGCAGGTACCGTTTCCGAATTCCTCCCAGCCACATCATGGGACAGTATTCCTGGGGTAAGCACCTACCCTAAACGAGCCAAGGTTAACACAACAAAATCTAAAACATCAGTTTCTGCAAGTCGTACAGAAACGGTGAATTACCTTTTTGAAAAAGAAGGTGAAGTGATGATTCCCACCCTGGAATACGTGTATTGGAATCCTAACAGTAAGCGTTTCTACAGAAAACATATAGATTCTATAATGATTACTGTTAAGCCTAATGCCGATTTAAAAATGCTGGCAACCATTAAAAAGTCATTACAAAAAGAAGCTGAAGGTACCGCTGAAGTTGAAGAAAAACCTTTTTTAATTTTCGGACTCACTCCTAAAACCTTCATTGAATACCTCGTTGGTATTTTGCTTATTATTTTCATACTTGTTAAAGGCATCAAATACAGTATTCCTATTTACAAGCGAAGACGACGCACTTATATAAATTCTGAAAATCACGCTTTCGCGGAAGTCAAAAAAACATTAAAACAAAAACACTACTACGCGTTTATAGCTGCTAGTCATGTATGGATTAAAAAGCTTGATCCAAAATTTGAATCGCTGCATGATTTAGCTCACCTTCCTATGTTTGAAATCATGAAGAAAACACTAAACCAAATAAACCGTGAAACGTTTAGCAAACAACAAGTTAATAGTAAACTTTTTCGAGACCTCTTATCACAATTAACTGAAGGAAGAAAAAACTATTTAAAGCATTTGGAAGCATCAAAAAAAGCGTCGGTAAAAAGCGACAAGTGGTTAAACCCTACGGCTACCGATTAGCCTGTAACCGCGATATAATACGCTTAGCCTTTTCATTTTCACCTAAATTCTGATAAATTAAAGCTAGCAAATATTCATAATTTGGGTTTCCTGGTTCCACTTTTAAGGCTTGGTTAATATATTTTTTTGCAGCACTTAAATCCTTATTATCTTGATAATAGTAGGTCGCCAAATTATACATGGATCGCCCATCTTTAGGGTTAAGCTGAATTGCTTTTTTTAATTCTGAAACCGCTTCTTCGGGCTTATCTATCTCAAAAAACAATAAGGCCTTTAAAAAGTGTGGCCGCCCTTGTTTTGGCTCTAATCTACTCCAAGTGTTTAAAGTATTTAACGACTCATCATAGTGCTTCACCAGGGAGTAGGCTGTAGCTAAATTGGTATACACTGGTATTAACAAACTATCCATTTTTATAGCCATATTATATTGCTTAATGGCTTCGGTATAATCTTGTTTTTGCAAGTAAAAATCCCCTAACTGCATACGACCGTTAGAAAAATCGGCACTACTGTACAACATGATGTTATATTCTTCATTTGCTTTTAAAAGCGCTGTTCTGTGAGGTTCGGCAAAGGTATCTGGATCTAAATCGTTAACTATCTGCGCTGCACCAATACGTACCAGTTTCTTAGAATCATTTAACATTTTTTCGGCGATGGTTTTGCGATTTTCAGCAGGCAACGGTCTAAATTTCATAAGCGCACTATAACGCACAAGCGCCGATTCGTCGTCTAATGCGGTAAAAAACGCTGCATATTGTGATTGATTTACAAATGGTAAATTATCAATAACAGTAGCTCTGGCTATTTCAGGGTAACTCAAATCATTAATAAAAGCTTCCAACTTCGTGCGTTCTGCTACTGTTAAATCTGTATTCGTGCTTAACAATAAACTTTCTGAAAAATGATCCAAGCGATCGGTACCGTACCAAGTTTCAACCATTTTAGCGGCCCAAGCATCCGTTTTATCGGCATGACATCCCGTACAAGCGTTTGGCGTACCATGTTTAACCGATTGGTCTGGTCGAGGCACCCTAAAACTATGATCCCTTCTAAAATCGTTACCCATATATAATTTACCTGTCATGTGGCAATTTATACATAACGCCGATTCGGTTCCTTGTTTATGAAAATGGTGTTTTTCTGTATTGTATTTTGCAGGCACATGGCATTGCAAGCACAATTGATTGCCGTCAAATTTTAATTCCATGGAATGCGGGTCGTGACAATCGGTACACTTCACACCATTCATGTACATCTTACTTTGTAAAAAGGATCCGTATACATAATCTTCTTCATCGATTTGTCCGTCACCATGATAAAAATTAGTCGATAACTTTTGAAGCAAGTATTGATCTTCAAAAGATTTTCCGGGTTCTAAATTAGGGGTTAACTTACTTCTTCTGGCATGACAAGGCGCACAAAGGGTTAGCTGCTCATCTTGTGCATGGCCTTTTAAAATGTGATCTTGATATTGGCCACCTTCTTTATTTGAGGCCCATTTTACATGCTGGCTAGCTGGGCCATGACAGCTTTCGCAGGTCACATTAATTTCGTCGTATGTGGTATGAAAAGCATCCGTTTCAGCATTATAATTCTTCTGAAGATTTGTAGAGTGACATTCGGCACACATAGTATTCCAGTTTTGAGCGCCTTTAGTCCAATGCAACCAATCGTTTGGAACAATCGTGTCACCCGAATATTGATGAAACCATTTCTTTTTCACACTATCCCAAGTCACTCGTAACACTTGTTTTCGGCCTTTATCAAAATCTACCAAATATTGTTGCAAAGGTGTAAAACCAAATGCAAAGCTAATTTCGTATTCTTTAATCGATTTATCGACCTCTTTTACTGCAACTATAAATTTGTTGTCGCGCTTAAAAAAGTGATAAGAAACCCCATCGATAGTCGTTTTATGATCGTTAAAATTACCAAGAACTGTAGCGTCATTAGCCACTTGCATCGCTAAATCATGATGAGAACCTTGCCATTTTTGATAAGCTTCGTTATGACATTCCACACATGTTTTAGAACCAATATAAGAAGCGGGTTCATGGTGCGCTAGAGCCTCAGTACTAACATTATCTTTGTAAACATTCTTTTTACATGATGCGAAAAGGATCAAAAAAAAGAAGATAACAGAAATACAATTAAAACGACTCATAAGCTTAATTTATGGAAACAAACTTAAATAAATCTAAATAAACCGCATGCTGTTTTTAGAATAAAATCCAGCATTATTTCAATTACTTTTTAATTATTATTAAATTGCGTAGCGTTGTTTTTTCACTTATTAATTAACTAATCCGCTTTCCCTTCAAATGATCACATCTCTACTCAAAAACAAAATAGTCTATATACTCATATTTTGTATTCCTTACTTAGGCTTTTCACAAGCCGATACCCTTAAACTTGAAAATAAGACACTGCTTATTGGAGAAGTCAAACTTTTAAAACAAGGCGTTATTACTATAGAAACAGATTACAGCGATAGCGATTTTAAAGTTGAGTTCGATAAAGTAGACTATATTCACTTACAAAAGAAATCACTGGTTATTTTAACCAAAGGGCGTAGGCGTTTTGGCCATTTAACAACCAACAAAAAAGGGCTTGGCCAAGTGATAACCGAAGACGGGAGAATTGAAACATTTACACTAAGTGAAATGGTGGCTTTAAATGAAATTGATGATAACTTTTGGCAACGTTTTAGGGGATCTATTGATTTAGGATACAATATATCTAAAGCCAACAACTTACACCAATTCACGGCTAGCGGGGCATTACATTACATAGATAAAATGTGGCTTATGGATGGCTCGATAAGTATTTTAAATTCCATCCAAGATAATGCCGATAAAACCAAACGTACCGATGCAAAAATTGACATATATCGTATTCTAATTGATGGCAAGTGGTACATATTAGCTAACACGTCATTTTTATCCAATACAGAACAAGCGCTCGACGCTAGGATTAGCCCAAGTATAGGGGCAGGAAAGTTCATAAAAAACAACAATAAGCTTTATTGGGGGCTCACTTTAGGATTATCATACAATATTGAAAATTATGTTGATTCATCCTTAGATAAAACTTCTTCGGAAGCATTTATAGGTACCACACTTAACATGTTCGATTTTGATGACATTAGCTTAACGGCTGAAGCCAAAATCTTGCCTAGTTTATCACAAAAAGGGAGGATACGATCGGATATTGATGCCACGGTTAAATATGACCTACCATCAGATTTTTATATTAAAGCTGGATTCACGATAAACTATGATAATCAACCTGCTATTGAAGGTAACGATACCGATTATGTCCTAACCACAGGCGTAGGTTGGAAATTTGATTAAATTCCCATCACATGTATAGCAAGATATGCTCGACTAAATAGATGTATTTCAACGATTAAAATAGTTTTTTATCTAATTTAACCCTATTTTGGATGCAAATTAAAAATAACACTTAAACTAAATTATGAATTCCCTAAAACTATTTTTATTCTGTTTACTTATTTCAACCAGTGTCTTTGCTAATATTAATCCAGAAGAAAAAGAAGCTTTAATAGCTTTGTACAAATCAACTAATGGCGAAAATTGGAACGCCTCTTGGGATATTGATGGTACTGTAGAAAATTGGTATGGTGTAGAAATTGAAAATGATCACGTTGTCGAAATCAATTTAGAATTTAATAATCTAAAAGGGGAACTTCCTGAGGCGATTGGCAATTTAGTGCATTTAAAAAAAATAAACTTGGGCTTTAATAAACTAAGCGGTAGTATACCTACTACTATTGAAAACCTTACAGAATTGGTTTCCTTAGAATTATTTATGAATGACATTGAAGGTTCTATTCCTACGGAAATTGGAGCTTTAAAAAAGTTAGAAACTTTAAAATTATATAAAAACAACATATCTGGTGAAATCCCGGTAGAATTGATGTCACTAACCAACTTAAAAGCGCTTTTATTAGGAAGTAATGCCTTATCAGGTACCATACCTGTTGAAATTGCTACTTTAACAAAGTTGGAAAAACTGAGTTTGATGAATAATAACTTGGAAGGAGAAATTCCACAAGAAATAGCAAAACTAACAAACCTGGAAGAATTATTACTTTCGAAAAACCAGTTCACAGGCGATTTACCTCTTGAATTTGTAAACCTGAAAAAATTAAACACCATTATGGTGAGTCACAACAAATTGAATCAAGAATACATCAGTATTTCTGGAAAAAAACCAGAAGCTTTACGTAAATTACAACTACAAAATTCGACTGAAAGTGCGAATGCCGACAATATCGCACAGTAGTTTATATTTTAAATTCTTTATATCAGGTAGTGTAAAAAGTATACCTGTTTTCATTTTGAGCCTGTCGGAATATTTTTAACTGATTGTTGTTAAGTAACCTTGGTTTCGACAAGCTTAACTTGACTTTTCAGCTAAATTGGAGGAGTCAGCCTCCATATTTTCAATATGATTGAATACGCTTTTAACTGTCCATATTGCTGGGAAAGTATATCTGTTTTAATCGACGGTTCGATTTCTAAACAAAAATATATTGAAGATTGTGAGGTTTGTTGTAACCCCATAGAAATTTCTTTAAAAATATTCAACAGCGAAGTCATGGATTTTCAGGCACATAGCAGAGAACAGTGATTTTTTTAAAAATAAATCTTGCAGGATCTAAAAAGGATTGTATATTTGCAGTCCGAAACAACAAGGTCGGCATTATGAACCGAAAGTTAAAAGCTAAGTTTGTTGTTTTAGCGTTTATATCGCGGGATAGAGCAGTAGGTAGCTCGTCGGGCTCATAACCCGAAGGTCACTGGTTCGAGTCCAGTTCCCGCTACTATCACACCGTAACTCATTGATAATCAATAAGTTACGGTGTTTTCATTTAAAGCCCTGTGTCGAATCTGTGACACAGCATTTCATAATTATTTAACTGTTTTAGTTTTTTTCTAATACAGCTAAAAAAAAAATGAAAAATCCTGAAAAAAATTCAGTTGACTTCTCAAAACCATTTATCGACTACATTCCAGCGGAGTTAAGAGAAAACAAAGATTGGCTTATTGTCTATTCAATTTTAGATCCAGTAAGTAAGAAACTGGTGAGAAAACGCAAGCGTGTTCCTCCCCTATCCAATAAGGTAGAACGTCGCAAAATGGCTCGCAAAATGGTATCAAGTATAAACAGCCGTTTAGATCGTGGTTGGAATGAAATAATCGAAGAGGAAGCACCTAAATCACTATGTTTAATAATTGATGCTACTAAAAGTTACATAAATAGTCTTGATCGAGATTATCAAAATGGGGCTATTAGAAAAGATACTTATAGAACTTACACCAGTTTTATAACCAATTTTGAAAACTGGATTAAAAAAACAGGAAGGGAAAAGGAATTTATATTACACTTTAATGCCTCGCTGATCTCCGAATTTTTAGACCACATTTACATAGAACGTAAAAACAAAGCTCGAACCTATAACAACTACCTACACGCATTAAGGCTTTTCAATAAATGGCTCATCCAAAAAAGCTATAAAAACATTGATGTAACGGCTATTTTTCAAACTAAACGAAATAGCGAAAAGGAAAGGGAATTAATTGAAGCTAATGAGGTTAAAAACGTTTTTGAGTACCTCGATAAAAATTACTGTGAATTGTCTCTAGTATGTAAACTCATTTACTATTGTTTTATACGACCTACCGAGTTAAGCCGATTAAAAGTAAAGGACGTTTTAATAAAAGATAGGCTCATACACCTATCTAAACAAAACAGTAAAAAAACAGGCGGATATGTAACCGTACAAACCGAATTGATGCAGCAATTAGCTTTTCATATTAGAAATGCGAATTTAGAGGATTATCTTTTTTCAAATAATGAATGTAAAACAGGAAAAAACCAAGCTTCGGGAAAATTCTATTATGATCGCTGGATGAAGCATATTGTAAAAAATGGCATTACAAATAACCCTTTATACTCGCTAAAAGATAGTGGTATTACGTTCGCTTTAGATCATGGCGTTTCTCCTGTGTCTGTCATGAACCAAGCTCGTCATTATGATTTATCTGTAACCACGGCTTATTTAAGAAAACCACAACAAAAAGCAGATCAAAATTTACTTTCGGCAAATTGGTGATTTCTTAAAAATATTGCGAATTTGATAATTTGCTAAAAAAACGCCTGTTTTCACAAAAGACTGGTCACTTAAAAAAGCAAGACAAACAAGACAAACGCCCCAGCCCTTTACACGACTGGTCTAACCCTGTCTTACAAAGCAAGACAAAACGTCTTAAAAACAAGACAAATACCTAAAAACAAGACGTAAAACCCTAAAAAAGCATGTCTTTTATAAAAAACACCTCTTGTTTTTCCTTGAAATTCAAAAAACGTTATTATTGAATTATTAATAAAAAGAGACAAAGAGTAATAATTAATCAATATCAACTTCTAGTTTAACAGATGGCAAGCCCATTGTTTCTATGATTTTTTTAACGGCTTTAGCTGGAAGAATTTGTAACCCTTTAATTTCGGGAGCTATAGCGTTAAATTGTAATGAAATTTGATTGTAAGCTTTATTCTTGCTATAAAAATTAATTAAGTTTTTCCTAGTAGTACCAGTAACAGCGGTTATATCCCCTGTATTTGGATCAAGTTCAATAAAATTCATAATAAAAATGTGTGTGTGTGAAACGTTCCAAATATACGTTTTTTCAGCCTTTTATATGTTGGATAATACTATAAACGCTTAAAAAAAATCACACATTTTCGATAAAAAGAATGTCAAACTTCACGAAACTTCTCCAAACTTCACGAAACTTCTCCAAACTTCTCCAAACTTCACAAACTCCAAAAATCTATCTTATATGTTTGTCGTCAACTCATACTAATTTAAAGTTATTAATTATCACACACACCCGTAACATTAAAAAAGGAACGCAGTTCAATTCAATATTGCCTTTGCCTAAAAACAAGAAAGTTTACTTAGGTAAGGGCGATACTTTTCATACGCTTGAAAACATGAAAAAAGTGATCCTGCAAACTTTAGGGGAAACAAAAAAATTAGCTGAAAAATTAAAGGGTTCTACCGTTAACGAAACGGTTAAAAACATTAAGGATTTTGTGTATTGGCACGTTCAATACAAGCAAGACATTACCGATCAACAACTATATAGCCCCTCTCACACATGGGCTAAACGTGCAACTGGCGTGGATTGTAAAAGTTATTCGATAATGGTTTCAAGTATCTTAACAAACTTGGGTATCGAAAATAGCTTAAGACAAATCAAACAAATTAGTTATAAACCTGATTACTGGACACATGTATATGTTGTTTTGCCCGCTCATAATTTAGTTATTGATGGTACAGTAGTCTATAATCACGAACCTTTGTACATAGAATATCACGACAAACCTATTTTAAGTAAGGGCTTAAACGGATTAGCTCAACTGTCTTTTAATAGCAACTGGT
This genomic interval from Tamlana carrageenivorans contains the following:
- a CDS encoding transglutaminase-like domain-containing protein, with product MKKVILQTLGETKKLAEKLKGSTVNETVKNIKDFVYWHVQYKQDITDQQLYSPSHTWAKRATGVDCKSYSIMVSSILTNLGIENSLRQIKQISYKPDYWTHVYVVLPAHNLVIDGTVVYNHEPLYIEYHDKPILSKGLNGLAQLSFNSNWCGCGSNIKKHNLPSKNLAELLSDSNTDISVNHLKHIRNEPIHVVSQVEVAELPHPKQCNFYKHVFGVVVSTAVVMMLTKNREPKKLQNEKE
- a CDS encoding leucine-rich repeat domain-containing protein, with the protein product MNSLKLFLFCLLISTSVFANINPEEKEALIALYKSTNGENWNASWDIDGTVENWYGVEIENDHVVEINLEFNNLKGELPEAIGNLVHLKKINLGFNKLSGSIPTTIENLTELVSLELFMNDIEGSIPTEIGALKKLETLKLYKNNISGEIPVELMSLTNLKALLLGSNALSGTIPVEIATLTKLEKLSLMNNNLEGEIPQEIAKLTNLEELLLSKNQFTGDLPLEFVNLKKLNTIMVSHNKLNQEYISISGKKPEALRKLQLQNSTESANADNIAQ
- a CDS encoding multiheme c-type cytochrome → MSRFNCISVIFFFLILFASCKKNVYKDNVSTEALAHHEPASYIGSKTCVECHNEAYQKWQGSHHDLAMQVANDATVLGNFNDHKTTIDGVSYHFFKRDNKFIVAVKEVDKSIKEYEISFAFGFTPLQQYLVDFDKGRKQVLRVTWDSVKKKWFHQYSGDTIVPNDWLHWTKGAQNWNTMCAECHSTNLQKNYNAETDAFHTTYDEINVTCESCHGPASQHVKWASNKEGGQYQDHILKGHAQDEQLTLCAPCHARRSKLTPNLEPGKSFEDQYLLQKLSTNFYHGDGQIDEEDYVYGSFLQSKMYMNGVKCTDCHDPHSMELKFDGNQLCLQCHVPAKYNTEKHHFHKQGTESALCINCHMTGKLYMGNDFRRDHSFRVPRPDQSVKHGTPNACTGCHADKTDAWAAKMVETWYGTDRLDHFSESLLLSTNTDLTVAERTKLEAFINDLSYPEIARATVIDNLPFVNQSQYAAFFTALDDESALVRYSALMKFRPLPAENRKTIAEKMLNDSKKLVRIGAAQIVNDLDPDTFAEPHRTALLKANEEYNIMLYSSADFSNGRMQLGDFYLQKQDYTEAIKQYNMAIKMDSLLIPVYTNLATAYSLVKHYDESLNTLNTWSRLEPKQGRPHFLKALLFFEIDKPEEAVSELKKAIQLNPKDGRSMYNLATYYYQDNKDLSAAKKYINQALKVEPGNPNYEYLLALIYQNLGENEKAKRIISRLQANR
- a CDS encoding CPXCG motif-containing cysteine-rich protein, coding for MIEYAFNCPYCWESISVLIDGSISKQKYIEDCEVCCNPIEISLKIFNSEVMDFQAHSREQ
- a CDS encoding DUF481 domain-containing protein, translating into MITSLLKNKIVYILIFCIPYLGFSQADTLKLENKTLLIGEVKLLKQGVITIETDYSDSDFKVEFDKVDYIHLQKKSLVILTKGRRRFGHLTTNKKGLGQVITEDGRIETFTLSEMVALNEIDDNFWQRFRGSIDLGYNISKANNLHQFTASGALHYIDKMWLMDGSISILNSIQDNADKTKRTDAKIDIYRILIDGKWYILANTSFLSNTEQALDARISPSIGAGKFIKNNNKLYWGLTLGLSYNIENYVDSSLDKTSSEAFIGTTLNMFDFDDISLTAEAKILPSLSQKGRIRSDIDATVKYDLPSDFYIKAGFTINYDNQPAIEGNDTDYVLTTGVGWKFD
- a CDS encoding tyrosine-type recombinase/integrase, with the translated sequence MKNPEKNSVDFSKPFIDYIPAELRENKDWLIVYSILDPVSKKLVRKRKRVPPLSNKVERRKMARKMVSSINSRLDRGWNEIIEEEAPKSLCLIIDATKSYINSLDRDYQNGAIRKDTYRTYTSFITNFENWIKKTGREKEFILHFNASLISEFLDHIYIERKNKARTYNNYLHALRLFNKWLIQKSYKNIDVTAIFQTKRNSEKERELIEANEVKNVFEYLDKNYCELSLVCKLIYYCFIRPTELSRLKVKDVLIKDRLIHLSKQNSKKTGGYVTVQTELMQQLAFHIRNANLEDYLFSNNECKTGKNQASGKFYYDRWMKHIVKNGITNNPLYSLKDSGITFALDHGVSPVSVMNQARHYDLSVTTAYLRKPQQKADQNLLSANW
- a CDS encoding BatD family protein codes for the protein MVKKIFIHMVFGLLSVATFSQNLIGYITTNTTEAYIGQPIHLTVSVYSSTWFTSGIDVGNIQIDGALTVYFRSVSNSRTISGKNYSGVSFYYNVFPTKQGDITIPSLSIHVESPKVGGYKGIKHVVKTKPKTIHVKDIPLGYNLNNWLVSNSLNINQKWSIPLKDITAGDVVQRTIHRSAAGTVSEFLPATSWDSIPGVSTYPKRAKVNTTKSKTSVSASRTETVNYLFEKEGEVMIPTLEYVYWNPNSKRFYRKHIDSIMITVKPNADLKMLATIKKSLQKEAEGTAEVEEKPFLIFGLTPKTFIEYLVGILLIIFILVKGIKYSIPIYKRRRRTYINSENHAFAEVKKTLKQKHYYAFIAASHVWIKKLDPKFESLHDLAHLPMFEIMKKTLNQINRETFSKQQVNSKLFRDLLSQLTEGRKNYLKHLEASKKASVKSDKWLNPTATD